TCGCTGCCGTCAACGTTGTCTTGCCATGGTCAACATGACCAATCGTCCCCACGTTGACATGCGGCTTCGTCCGCTCAAATCTCTGCTTCGCCACGTGCCCTCCGTACCTCCCGGTCCTACATCCAGCCGTCACGAGCCATTCGTGCGGCAGCGTCGTTCAATCCGCGATCTACACCCGCTGATTCTTCGCGATCAGTTCCTTCGCCAGCGAATCCGGCAGAGGCTCATAATGGTCGAACTCCATCGACGAGGTAGCTCGACCCTGAGTCATCGAGCGCAGCTCGGTGGTGTAACCGAACATGTTGGCCAGTGGCACAAACGCCCGGACAACCTGCGAACCGCTCAGCATTTCCATGCCCTCGACGCGACCGCGGCGCGCGTTGAGGTTGCCGATAACATCACCCATGAACTCTTCCGGCGTGGTCACCTCGACCTTCATGATCGGCTCAAGCACAACCGGCCCGGCGCGTCGAACGCCGTCCTTCAGTGCCATCGAACCAGCGATCTTGAACGCCATTTCGGAAGAGTCGACCGGATGGAATGATCCATCCACCAGCGCGACCTTCATGTCGACGATCGGGTAGCCGGCGTCACCACCGGTCTCCATCGCCTCCTTGACGCCGGCACCGACGGCCGGGATGTATTCGCGCGGGACAACACCACCGATGATCTTGTCCTCGAAGATGAAGCCCTCGCCCGGCGGGAGCGGCTCCAGCTCAAGCCAGACGTGACCGAACTGACCGCGACCACCAGTCTGGCGGATGAACCGACCTTCGATGCGAGTCGGGCGGGTGATGGTTTCGCGATACGCGACCTGCGGCTTGCCGACGTTGCCGGTAACCTTGAACTCGCGCAGCAGGCGGTCGACGATCACTTCGAGATGAAGCTCGCCCATACCCATGATGATGGTCTGGCCGGTTTCCTCATCCGTCCGCAAGCGGAAGGTGGGATCTTCTTCGGCCAGGCGAGCCAGCGCCATGCCCATCTTGTCCTGGTCCTGGCGGGTCTTCGGCTCGATGGCGACCTCAATGACCGGCTCGGGGAAATTGATCGACTCCAGGATGATCTGGTTGTCCGGGTCGCACAGTGTATCGCCGGTGAACGTGCTCTTGAGCCCGATAACGGCAGCGATGTCGCCGGCGTGGACCTCGTCGATCTCCTCGCGGTGGTTCGCATGCATCTGCAGCAGGCGGCCGATACGCTCGCGCTCACCCTTGGTCGAGTTGTAGGCGTAGGAGCCCGACTTCAACGTGCCCGAGTAGATGCGGATGAAGGTTAGTCGGCCGACGTGCGGATCGGCAGCGACCTTGAATGCCAGCGCCGACATCGGAGCATCAGAATCGGTCTCACGGGTCTCTTCTTCTTCGGTGCGCGGATTCGTCCCACCAACCGGCGGGATGTCCAGC
This portion of the Thermomicrobiales bacterium genome encodes:
- a CDS encoding GTP-binding protein translates to MAKQRFERTKPHVNVGTIGHVDHGKTTLTAA
- the fusA gene encoding elongation factor G; protein product: MSSTNTVTKGAGAGAAGLERVRNIGIIAHIDAGKTTTTERILFFTGRVHRPGETHEGSATMDWMVQERERGITITSAATTCFWREHRINIIDTPGHVDFTAEVERSLRVLDGGVVVFDAVAGVEPQSETVWRQADKYSVPRICFINKMDRTGANYWRTIDMIKDRLKARPAVLQLPIGSESAYQGMVDLMRMRAYYYRDDLGQNIEETDVPADMAEEAETRHNELLEIIAETDEDLMMRYLEEEEITIDEWVSALRQATIRNELVPVINGTALKNKGVQRMLDAIVDYLPSPLDIPPVGGTNPRTEEEETRETDSDAPMSALAFKVAADPHVGRLTFIRIYSGTLKSGSYAYNSTKGERERIGRLLQMHANHREEIDEVHAGDIAAVIGLKSTFTGDTLCDPDNQIILESINFPEPVIEVAIEPKTRQDQDKMGMALARLAEEDPTFRLRTDEETGQTIIMGMGELHLEVIVDRLLREFKVTGNVGKPQVAYRETITRPTRIEGRFIRQTGGRGQFGHVWLELEPLPPGEGFIFEDKIIGGVVPREYIPAVGAGVKEAMETGGDAGYPIVDMKVALVDGSFHPVDSSEMAFKIAGSMALKDGVRRAGPVVLEPIMKVEVTTPEEFMGDVIGNLNARRGRVEGMEMLSGSQVVRAFVPLANMFGYTTELRSMTQGRATSSMEFDHYEPLPDSLAKELIAKNQRV